One Rattus norvegicus strain BN/NHsdMcwi chromosome 18, GRCr8, whole genome shotgun sequence DNA segment encodes these proteins:
- the LOC134483021 gene encoding uncharacterized protein LOC134483021 gives MAKGKRLNIYTDSRYAFATAHIHGEIYRRRGLLTSEGKAMAKILALLEALFLPKRLSIIHCPGHQKGHNPEARGNRLADATAREAAMNKQILPLNSPDQPTPPPVGQTSWVYAHEDIELLEKNGGHLPPSTKTVGLQRTFELISFLHKKIKTLLDREEINLCFFLNWDKAIQKVTESYKACAQVNPGRTRIGQGVRPRGHRPDIHWEIDFTEIKPGIYGYKYLLVFVDTFSRWVEAFPTKHETTKMVTKKLLEEIFPRYDMPQALGSDNGPAFVSQVSQLVAKLLGIDWKLHCAYRPQSSGQVERMNRTIKETLSKLTLATGSKDWVALLPLVLYRARNTPGPHGLTPFEIIYGTPPPFVHFFDSNIADFADSPSLRAHLQALQIVQRDVWRPLATAYQDKLEHPVVPHPFQIGDTVWVHRHQTKNLEPR, from the coding sequence atggcaaaaggtaagaggctaaatatatatacagacagccgttatgcctttgccacggcacacatccacggggagatctaccggaggcgggggctgctcacatctgagggtaaagctatggctaaaattctggccctcttagaagccctattcttgcccaaaagactgagtattatacattgtccaggacaccagaaaggacacaacccagaggcacgaggaaaccggctggccgatgccacggcgcgagaagcggccatgaacaaacaaatcttgcccttaaatagcccagaccaacccacgcccccaccagtgggacaaactagttgggtttatgcccatgaggacatagagctcctagaaaaaaatgggggccatctaccaccctcaactaaaacagtgggtctacaaaggacttttgaattgatctcctttttacataagaagataaaaaccttactagatcgagaagagataaatctgtgtttttttttgaattgggacaaagcgatacaaaaggtgactgagagttacaaagcgtgcgctcaggttaacccgggaaggaccaggattggacaaggagttcgtcctaggggacaccgtcccgacatccattgggaaattgattttactgaaattaaaccaggtatatatggatacaagtatctcctagtgtttgtagacaccttctcaagatgggtcgaagccttccccacaaagcacgagactacaaaaatggtcaccaagaagctcctcgaggaaatctttcccaggtatgacatgcctcaagcgttggggtcggacaacgggcccgctttcgtctcccaagtaagtcagttggtggccaaattgctggggattgattggaaattacattgtgcctatagaccccagagttcaggtcaggtagaacgcatgaatagaacaattaaggagactttatccaaacttacgcttgcaactggctcaaaggattgggtggccctccttcccctagttctatatcgggcccggaataccccgggcccccatggtctaactccttttgaaataatatatggaacaccacccccatttgtccatttctttgattcaaacattgctgattttgctgacagcccttctctgagggcccatttacaggccctacagattgtgcagagagatgtctggagacctttggccactgcttaccaggacaagcttgagcatccggtggtgccacacccgttccagattggagacaccgtgtgggtgcacagacaccagaccaagaatctcgagccacggtga